In a genomic window of Rhizophagus irregularis chromosome 11, complete sequence:
- a CDS encoding uncharacterized protein (SECRETED:cutsite_TIS-MD; SECRETED:prob_0.4371); SECRETED:SignalP(1-19), whose translation MFKNCVFCFFFTISSTTISMDEVVNVLCGLSKLHCKVLFGESERFEEWLKENGIKNKDPLSTFSRHLINTKNEYLLDIWKERVKITPKDLKHKGDMETSMLDVEVDYCPDLANKYLGKRVSCFDSGDHINLLKDLEIKIIGKNKSVILKYNGKAVGAVIRDAAIKKLSNHFGIKIKSIIEGHPIIKRGKAHASFGKMVGDGFRPNRLNSGYDKYVYKTSNPEEQKILCENGITLAKWLFEFGKQHLHWSIDSYENFKNQSELDDNEIIGAVFCTENYEAIGHIDNDRSEYAVGYVYEEGIVKDGFFFYPEYGIAIEMSSNSIWCWLTKAVHGTSKLDLSDGGTRYTAALTLSEKTAKAIERNNDNI comes from the exons atgtttaaaaatt gtgttttttgctttttttttacg aTATCTTCTACTACTATTAGTATGGATGAGGTTGTAAATGTACTTTGTGGATTAAGCAAATTACATTGTAAAGTTTTATTTGGAGAATCAGAAAGATTTGAAGAATGGTTAAAGGAAAATGGAATTAAGAATAAG gatCCTTTATCAACATTTTCTCGACATTTAATCAatacaaaaaatgaatatttattagatatttgGAAAGAGAGAGTTAAGATTACTCCAAAAGATTTAAAACACAAAGGTGATATGGAAACATCGATGTTAGATGTAGAAGTTGACTACTGTCCTGACTTAGCAAATAAATATCTAGGAAAAAGGGTTTCTTGTTTTGACAGTGGTGATCATATTAATTTgctaaaagatttagaaattaaaataattggtaaaaataagtcagttattttaaaatataatggtAAAGCTGTAGGTGCGGTCATACGTGATgcagcaataaaaaaattatcaaatcattttggaataaaaattaaatcgaTAATTGAAGGTCATCCTATCATTAAACGTGGAAAGGCACATGCATCTTTTGGAAAAATGGTTGGTGACGGATTTCGTCCCAATCGTTTAAATTCTGGTTATGAcaaatatgtttataaaaCTTCTAACCCTGAGGAACAAAAAATACTTTGTGAGAATGGAATTACTTTGGCTAAATGGTTGTTTGAATTTGGAAAACAACATTTGCACTGGTCTATCGattcttatgaaaattttaaaaatcaatcagaattagatgataatgaaattataggTGCAGTATTTTGTACTGAAAATTATGAAGCAATTGGACATATAGACAATGACCGGTCAGAATATGCTGTGGGATATGTTTATGAGGAAGGAATAGTTAaagatggattttttttttacccagaATATGGTATTGCAATTGAAATGTCGTCAAATTCCATTTGGTGCTGGTTGACTAAAGCGGTACATGGTACATCTAAACTTGACTTAAGTGATGGTGGAACCAGGTATACTGCTGCACTTACTTTATCTGAAAAAACGGCAAAAGCAATTGAAAGAAATAACGATAACATTTAA